A portion of the Clostridium gelidum genome contains these proteins:
- a CDS encoding PQQ-dependent sugar dehydrogenase yields MLGIVLDLNYLQNHYIYVIHSYGETNKIYNRVVRLLENNNSATIDKILLDKIPGGRIHNGGRIKIGPDKKLYITTGDAGNSALAQDPTSIAGKILRIELDGRIPEDNPIINSPVYSLGHRNPQGLAWNSQNVLYESEHGQSAHDKINIIKPGNNYGWPLVQGNEDSTEMIVRKPLIHSGKDTWAPSGITFVNQGPWQGKLLVATLRGQQLLAMELNGKGTVVNNLQGWLKNEYGRLREVVEGKMDRFI; encoded by the coding sequence TTGCTTGGTATAGTATTAGATTTAAATTATTTGCAAAATCATTATATTTATGTCATCCATTCATATGGAGAAACTAATAAAATTTATAACCGAGTTGTTAGATTGCTTGAAAATAATAACAGTGCAACTATTGACAAAATTCTTCTGGATAAAATCCCTGGGGGACGAATTCACAATGGAGGGAGGATAAAAATAGGGCCAGATAAAAAATTATATATTACAACTGGAGATGCAGGGAATTCTGCATTGGCACAAGATCCCACGAGTATAGCTGGAAAAATACTACGAATAGAATTAGATGGCAGAATTCCAGAAGATAATCCGATTATTAATTCACCTGTTTATAGCTTAGGACATAGAAACCCACAAGGTTTGGCATGGAATTCTCAAAATGTTTTGTATGAATCAGAACATGGACAGTCAGCACATGATAAAATAAACATAATTAAACCAGGAAATAATTATGGCTGGCCCCTCGTTCAAGGAAATGAAGATTCTACTGAGATGATAGTGCGAAAACCTTTGATACACAGTGGAAAAGATACATGGGCACCCTCAGGCATAACATTTGTAAATCAAGGACCATGGCAAGGAAAATTGCTTGTTGCTACTTTGCGTGGACAGCAATTGCTTGCCATGGAGCTTAATGGAAAAGGGACTGTAGTAAATAACTTACAAGGATGGCTAAAAAATGAGTACGGACGTTTACGTGAGGTTGTTGAAGGAAAAATGGATCGATTTATATGA
- a CDS encoding cysteine ABC transporter substrate-binding protein: MKNIKKIVTALLMSTIVIGGLVGCVNSASTTNNSDSKTASASSIDEIKKRGTIKIGVFSDKAPFGYVDSNGKNQGFDVYIAKRFATDLLGDESKVEFVLVDAASRVAYLESKKVDIIMANFTVTDERKQKVDFTNPYMKVSLGIVSPDGAKITSEDQLKGKKVIVAKGTTAETYMTKNHPDVDLVKYEQYSEIFQALKDKRGDAIVSDNTEVIAWAKDNAGFTVGVPSLGSADTIAPAVTKGNTELQSWINIELETIGKENFVHKAYDETLKSVYGAEFEDSLVVEGGVVK; this comes from the coding sequence ATGAAAAACATTAAAAAAATCGTAACAGCACTGCTTATGAGTACTATAGTAATAGGAGGACTTGTAGGATGCGTTAATTCAGCATCAACTACAAATAATAGTGATTCAAAAACGGCATCAGCAAGTTCTATAGATGAAATAAAGAAACGTGGAACTATAAAAATTGGTGTGTTTAGCGATAAGGCACCATTTGGATATGTAGATTCAAATGGAAAAAATCAAGGATTTGATGTATATATTGCAAAGAGATTTGCAACGGACCTTCTTGGAGACGAATCAAAAGTTGAATTTGTTTTAGTTGATGCAGCAAGCAGAGTAGCTTATTTGGAATCTAAAAAGGTTGATATAATAATGGCTAACTTTACTGTTACTGATGAAAGAAAGCAAAAGGTAGATTTTACAAACCCTTATATGAAGGTATCTCTTGGAATAGTTTCACCAGATGGTGCTAAAATTACTTCAGAAGATCAGCTTAAAGGTAAAAAAGTTATAGTAGCAAAGGGAACAACTGCTGAAACTTATATGACAAAAAATCATCCAGATGTTGATTTAGTAAAATATGAACAGTACTCAGAAATATTTCAAGCTTTAAAAGATAAACGTGGTGATGCTATAGTAAGTGATAATACAGAAGTTATAGCATGGGCTAAAGATAATGCAGGATTTACTGTCGGCGTACCATCACTTGGAAGTGCAGACACAATTGCACCAGCTGTAACTAAAGGTAACACAGAACTTCAAAGTTGGATCAATATTGAACTTGAAACAATAGGCAAAGAAAATTTTGTGCACAAAGCTTATGATGAAACATTAAAATCAGTATATGGTGCAGAATTTGAAGATAGCCTTGTAGTTGAAGGTGGAGTAGTAAAGTAA
- a CDS encoding TerC family protein, translating to MSIINNILNSYSNFFSLTELMNELSDPASWGIILTLIILEGLLSADNALVLAMMVKHLPEKEQKKALTFGIWGAYIFRFIAIGIGTYLIKIWWVKLIAAGYLLKMSLDFFFKKKTDGNEEVKAVSKGFWATIATVELMDIAFSIDSVTAAFGVSNKVWVLFLGAIFGILMMRGIAKVFVSFIDKIPELEGGAYILIMVIAIKMLLELIHIEIPDFLFYGLLVAIFGGTFIFHNIRKKEKKQLD from the coding sequence ATGAGTATTATCAATAACATATTAAACAGTTATAGTAACTTTTTCTCATTGACTGAACTTATGAACGAACTATCTGATCCTGCAAGTTGGGGTATTATATTAACACTAATAATTTTGGAAGGTTTATTATCTGCTGATAATGCTTTAGTTCTTGCCATGATGGTTAAACACTTACCTGAAAAAGAGCAAAAGAAAGCTCTTACCTTTGGTATATGGGGGGCTTATATATTTAGATTTATTGCTATAGGTATTGGTACTTACTTAATAAAAATTTGGTGGGTTAAACTTATAGCTGCTGGATATTTATTAAAGATGTCTTTAGACTTTTTCTTTAAGAAGAAAACAGATGGAAATGAAGAAGTTAAAGCTGTTAGCAAAGGCTTTTGGGCTACAATTGCTACAGTTGAATTAATGGATATAGCATTTAGTATAGACTCTGTTACTGCAGCATTTGGTGTTTCAAACAAAGTGTGGGTTCTATTCTTAGGAGCTATATTCGGAATACTTATGATGAGAGGTATTGCCAAAGTATTCGTATCATTTATAGATAAGATACCTGAACTAGAGGGTGGTGCTTATATTCTTATTATGGTAATAGCAATAAAAATGTTATTAGAGTTAATTCACATTGAAATACCAGACTTTTTATTTTATGGATTATTAGTAGCCATATTTGGCGGTACTTTTATATTCCATAATATAAGAAAAAAAGAAAAAAAACAATTAGATTAA
- a CDS encoding DegV family protein produces MEKFIIVTESGADLPLDLAKAHHIHVLPMHVVMDDVDYLDGSIPVTDVYDYYKRTKKIPTTSAINPNEYACLFQKITEENPGCIIIHISYSSKASCTYQNALIASEDMKNIYHVDSLNVSGGETAIVLKAVELIEKQPDIDPKRLIEQLEYFVSIARVSFIPGNLEYLKAGGRLSNVAYLGASILQLKPLIEIVDGKLVATQKFRGGMKRIAEKYLNEYIGRHNMDKEQIIFIYSLGLEEHIKDYMEKVVKEKGFKKIIWVQTGCVISSHSGPGAIGIVGFKS; encoded by the coding sequence ATGGAAAAATTTATTATAGTAACAGAGAGTGGCGCGGACTTACCGTTAGATTTAGCAAAAGCACATCATATTCATGTGCTTCCAATGCACGTAGTGATGGATGATGTGGATTATTTAGATGGTTCGATTCCAGTAACAGATGTATATGATTATTATAAAAGAACAAAAAAGATACCAACAACATCAGCAATAAATCCCAATGAATATGCTTGTTTATTTCAAAAAATAACAGAAGAAAATCCTGGTTGTATTATTATTCATATTAGCTATTCATCTAAAGCATCTTGTACATATCAGAATGCACTCATTGCTTCCGAAGATATGAAAAATATTTATCATGTTGATTCTCTAAATGTTTCTGGCGGTGAAACAGCTATTGTTTTAAAAGCAGTAGAGCTCATAGAAAAACAACCAGATATCGACCCAAAACGTTTGATTGAACAATTGGAGTATTTTGTGTCTATAGCAAGAGTTTCTTTTATACCAGGTAATCTTGAATATCTTAAGGCAGGAGGACGTTTATCTAATGTAGCCTATTTGGGGGCGTCTATTCTTCAGCTGAAACCATTAATTGAAATTGTGGATGGAAAATTAGTTGCAACTCAAAAGTTCCGTGGCGGAATGAAGCGCATTGCTGAAAAATATCTAAATGAATATATTGGTAGACACAATATGGATAAAGAACAAATTATTTTTATATATTCTTTAGGGCTTGAAGAGCACATTAAAGATTATATGGAGAAGGTTGTAAAAGAAAAAGGTTTTAAAAAAATTATATGGGTTCAAACGGGTTGTGTAATTTCAAGTCATAGTGGTCCTGGAGCCATTGGAATAGTAGGATTTAAAAGTTAG
- a CDS encoding ATP-dependent metallopeptidase FtsH/Yme1/Tma family protein produces the protein MNKIKKYYIVIPIITAILSLIVLVFASFNTTIVNKSYSLFTEDLNSNNISTVIMDNSSKMTVLLNNGDRYSTDNPQTNTLKESLLLTGIEVKDQTIPPLAKTIPIVILALSMLSLTAMLVTKSKSGGSSITYMDMHDFSKDKNSALDFDAVAGNEEAKESLMDIVDFLKNPEKYQKYGARMPKGVILYGSPGTGKTLLAKAVAGEAGVPFYALSGSDFVQVYVGVGAARVRNLFKKAKSDGKAVIFIDEIDAIGKARGNGKNGSSNDEKDQTLNALLTEMSGFGQEEGIVVIAATNRLDMLDDALLRPGRFDRHIEVSLPDVNAREKILSLHLKNKPHENLNIKDIAKKTVYFSGAKLESLINESAILAAKDNSDSITSNHIECAYSITLAGYEKKERSYLKEEDKLLTAYHEAGHGLVGMLLLPQDKVSKITIIPTTKGAGGYTLTIPEDTNYHRIDYLKNKIKVSLAGRAAEEIIFGKDKISTGAHGDISQSTDIALKMVTEYGMGETLGLIKLSSVGSLYSSYGNPVIEECKNLVNELYDETIELLNENRAFLEKIALELLEKETLYEDELNKLAI, from the coding sequence ATGAATAAAATAAAAAAATATTATATTGTTATTCCTATAATTACTGCAATACTATCACTTATAGTTTTAGTCTTTGCATCTTTTAATACAACAATAGTAAATAAAAGTTATTCTCTATTTACAGAGGATTTAAATTCTAATAATATATCTACAGTAATAATGGACAACTCTTCTAAAATGACCGTTTTATTAAATAATGGTGATAGATATTCTACAGATAATCCACAAACAAATACCTTAAAAGAAAGTTTATTATTAACTGGAATAGAAGTTAAAGATCAAACTATTCCCCCTCTTGCCAAAACTATTCCTATTGTGATTTTGGCATTATCAATGTTATCACTAACAGCTATGCTTGTAACTAAATCTAAAAGTGGTGGTTCTTCTATAACATATATGGACATGCATGATTTCAGCAAAGATAAAAATTCTGCTTTAGATTTTGATGCTGTAGCTGGTAATGAAGAAGCTAAAGAAAGTTTAATGGATATTGTAGATTTTCTTAAAAATCCCGAAAAATATCAAAAATATGGTGCAAGAATGCCTAAGGGAGTTATTCTTTATGGTTCTCCTGGCACCGGTAAAACATTGCTTGCAAAAGCAGTAGCTGGTGAAGCTGGCGTTCCATTTTACGCTCTTAGTGGTTCAGACTTCGTGCAAGTATATGTTGGAGTTGGTGCAGCAAGGGTAAGGAATTTATTTAAAAAAGCAAAATCTGATGGAAAAGCTGTAATATTCATCGATGAAATTGATGCTATAGGTAAGGCACGAGGTAATGGAAAAAATGGTTCGAGTAATGATGAAAAAGATCAAACATTAAATGCTCTTTTAACAGAAATGTCTGGTTTTGGGCAAGAAGAAGGTATAGTTGTAATTGCCGCTACAAATAGATTAGACATGCTAGATGATGCACTACTCAGACCAGGTAGATTTGATAGACATATAGAGGTATCTCTTCCCGATGTTAATGCTAGAGAAAAAATTCTATCCCTTCATTTAAAAAATAAACCTCATGAAAATCTTAATATAAAAGATATTGCAAAAAAAACTGTATACTTCTCTGGTGCAAAACTTGAAAGTTTAATAAACGAAAGTGCTATTTTAGCTGCTAAAGATAATAGTGATTCTATTACTTCAAACCATATAGAATGTGCTTACTCAATAACTTTAGCTGGATATGAGAAAAAAGAAAGAAGTTATCTTAAGGAAGAAGACAAGCTCCTTACTGCATATCATGAAGCTGGACACGGATTAGTTGGTATGTTACTACTCCCACAAGACAAGGTTTCGAAAATAACAATTATACCAACTACTAAGGGTGCTGGAGGTTATACATTGACTATTCCTGAGGATACTAATTACCATAGAATTGATTATTTAAAGAATAAAATCAAAGTCTCTCTTGCTGGTAGAGCTGCAGAAGAAATTATTTTTGGAAAAGATAAAATTTCAACAGGAGCACATGGCGATATTTCTCAAAGTACTGATATTGCATTAAAAATGGTTACAGAATACGGTATGGGAGAAACCTTGGGACTTATAAAACTCTCAAGTGTTGGTTCTCTATATAGTAGCTATGGAAATCCTGTTATTGAAGAATGTAAGAATCTTGTTAATGAACTATATGATGAGACTATAGAGCTTTTAAATGAAAATAGAGCTTTTCTTGAGAAAATTGCTTTAGAATTATTAGAAAAAGAAACTTTATATGAAGATGAACTAAATAAACTAGCTATATAA
- a CDS encoding tetratricopeptide repeat protein: protein MENNKNIQDKINDFLQENRINVKGGTITSEKQLSQVLNDLAMGDFKKGKVEKALYFTEKAIEFDEENYYSYFIKGLSYRRLNKIKEAIESFKVYCKNISDPLADIYLGLSYAELNDVENALNHLRLGEKHISEEEKEKHISLICTTYECIGNIYLNKENIVEFTEGDKYSINYKSAVMYYKMSLKINRKNCDLINKLAACFYHLEDLNKALYCYEQAAKIAADNTMYLEAIQEMKKEGAKSESAGF, encoded by the coding sequence ATGGAAAATAATAAAAATATACAAGATAAGATAAATGATTTTTTACAAGAGAACAGAATAAATGTAAAAGGTGGAACAATAACGAGTGAGAAACAATTATCGCAAGTTTTAAATGACCTTGCAATGGGGGACTTTAAAAAAGGTAAAGTAGAAAAGGCCTTATATTTTACAGAAAAAGCAATAGAATTTGATGAAGAAAATTACTACTCATATTTTATAAAAGGTTTAAGCTATAGACGATTGAATAAAATTAAGGAAGCAATTGAATCATTTAAAGTATACTGCAAAAATATTTCTGATCCACTAGCTGATATATACTTAGGGCTTTCATATGCAGAATTAAATGATGTAGAAAATGCATTAAATCATCTTAGGTTAGGTGAAAAACATATTTCAGAAGAGGAAAAAGAAAAACATATTTCTTTAATATGCACAACTTATGAATGTATAGGAAACATATATTTAAATAAAGAAAATATAGTAGAATTCACTGAAGGAGATAAATATAGCATTAACTATAAATCGGCAGTAATGTATTATAAGATGTCACTAAAAATTAATAGAAAGAATTGCGATTTAATAAATAAATTAGCAGCTTGTTTTTATCACTTAGAAGATTTAAACAAAGCATTATATTGCTATGAACAAGCAGCAAAAATTGCGGCAGACAATACTATGTATTTAGAGGCAATACAAGAAATGAAAAAAGAAGGGGCTAAATCAGAGTCAGCAGGATTTTAG
- a CDS encoding HD-GYP domain-containing protein: MNEKSEFLYVHELKPGMIITKNVTKGGDFLIREKTIVNEDIIARLNKAYFLEKIEVTISNEVIAQCTKEAEIQKVEETFKEISTGLKDLFLKLDKVKEEKVNDLRVFSEKIQLALKSKEIVISSIVFKGSGEDPIYRHGVNVATLSALLGKWIGLEPSKINLLIYAALLHDFGMTKLEQPVPEKADILLEERYQVVKKHAKIGYKYVDSISSLDKTVSYGVLMHHEREDGSGYPLAITGEKIHCFAKIIAIADELDVMNSDEAYKNSRGPFEILEIIKEKSLHKLDYEYSKIFLEHIANYYMGEDVILSTGERAKILQINMNDLARPLVLKDGEFIDLSKNKDIHIKELKLS; encoded by the coding sequence ATGAATGAAAAAAGTGAATTTTTATATGTTCATGAATTAAAACCAGGAATGATTATTACAAAAAATGTTACAAAAGGTGGGGATTTTTTAATAAGAGAAAAAACAATTGTAAATGAAGATATTATAGCTAGATTAAATAAAGCATATTTTCTAGAAAAAATTGAGGTTACTATATCGAATGAAGTAATTGCACAATGTACTAAAGAAGCAGAAATTCAAAAAGTAGAAGAAACATTTAAAGAAATAAGTACAGGGCTAAAGGATTTATTCCTAAAGCTAGATAAGGTAAAAGAAGAGAAGGTTAATGATCTTAGAGTTTTCTCAGAAAAAATTCAACTTGCGCTTAAGTCTAAGGAAATTGTTATAAGTAGTATTGTATTTAAAGGAAGCGGAGAAGATCCTATATATAGACATGGAGTAAATGTCGCTACACTTAGTGCTCTTTTAGGAAAATGGATTGGACTTGAGCCTTCAAAGATAAATTTGCTTATATATGCAGCTTTATTACATGACTTTGGAATGACAAAGTTAGAACAACCGGTTCCTGAAAAAGCGGATATTTTATTAGAAGAAAGATATCAAGTGGTTAAAAAACATGCTAAAATAGGATATAAATATGTTGATAGTATTTCTTCTTTGGATAAAACTGTTAGCTACGGAGTTCTTATGCATCATGAAAGAGAAGATGGATCAGGATATCCTCTTGCAATAACTGGAGAAAAAATACATTGCTTTGCAAAAATTATTGCTATAGCAGATGAACTCGATGTAATGAACTCAGATGAAGCATATAAAAATAGTAGAGGACCGTTTGAGATTTTAGAAATAATTAAAGAAAAAAGTTTGCATAAGTTAGATTATGAGTATTCAAAAATATTTTTAGAACATATAGCTAATTATTATATGGGTGAAGACGTAATATTAAGTACAGGGGAAAGAGCTAAAATATTACAAATAAATATGAATGATTTAGCTAGACCATTAGTATTAAAAGATGGTGAGTTTATAGATTTAAGCAAAAATAAGGATATCCATATAAAAGAATTAAAATTAAGTTAA
- a CDS encoding amino acid ABC transporter ATP-binding protein, translated as MDKNNNPVLLEIQDVHKEFDNKEILKGINLSLHAGEVLVVLGPSGCGKSTLLRCLNGLEKIQGGDIKFKDKSLTDKNVKLQEIHEKIGMVFQNYELFPHMTVIENILLGPLKVQKRDKKEALAQAEQLLERVGLLDRKDSYPRQLSGGQKQRIAIVRALCMNPEIMLFDEVTASLDPEMVREVLDVILGLAKQGMTMVIVTHEMGFAEAVADQIIFMDEGKICEESRPNEFFTNPKTERAKHFLNIFQY; from the coding sequence ATGGATAAAAATAATAATCCTGTTTTACTTGAAATACAGGATGTTCATAAAGAATTTGATAACAAAGAAATATTAAAGGGAATTAACTTAAGCCTTCACGCAGGCGAAGTTTTAGTTGTTCTAGGGCCTTCGGGTTGTGGCAAGAGTACTCTCTTAAGGTGCCTTAATGGTCTTGAGAAAATTCAAGGTGGAGATATTAAATTTAAAGATAAAAGTCTCACAGATAAAAATGTTAAGTTACAAGAAATTCATGAAAAAATAGGTATGGTATTTCAAAACTATGAATTATTTCCTCATATGACAGTTATAGAAAATATACTTCTTGGTCCTTTAAAGGTTCAAAAAAGAGATAAAAAGGAAGCACTTGCTCAGGCTGAGCAACTTTTAGAGAGAGTTGGCTTACTAGATAGAAAGGATTCATATCCACGTCAGCTTTCAGGAGGGCAGAAACAGAGAATAGCTATTGTTAGAGCATTATGTATGAATCCAGAAATAATGCTTTTTGATGAAGTAACTGCATCTCTTGATCCTGAAATGGTAAGAGAAGTTTTAGATGTTATCTTAGGACTCGCGAAGCAAGGCATGACTATGGTAATTGTAACTCATGAAATGGGCTTTGCTGAAGCTGTAGCGGACCAGATAATATTTATGGATGAAGGAAAAATATGTGAGGAATCTAGACCAAATGAATTCTTCACAAACCCAAAGACTGAACGTGCTAAGCACTTTCTAAATATATTTCAATATTAA
- a CDS encoding response regulator transcription factor, which produces MINQILKPKIFHRKRINTMLYQIFDVPIFFISASIGYGKTTSVKSFLKKNKEIKTIWVDIDNEENDDICIWRKFCRSIKSTNLKLSERFSTYGLPKNSMDNNDIIEIIREEIDKKTVMVIDDWNDKRTLFIKSLIQDIAFEGIPNLHIVIISRNRPADEYIELELKRKCMIIWQETIAFTFNETIEFFEINGITLKEKEKKEVYEYTRGWIAATYLALIQYHNEKTLNNIPKATELVKTAVYDKFDETTKEIILILALVENFTLDQAIYITGNNKCSFVIKNLISNNCFIKYDAKSKIYTLHPILRSALEEELLLLNIDLDKINNVCGDWHSKNFNDTYAMEYYYKAKNYSRIFDLVEKNNTIYLTNLWEKIIEPVFNEVSMDQKVNRPIAYLTYIFFCINYKNATVAKELLYELWVIYEVNEDLENRNQVLGEIAFLESLLMFDDVKKMFEYHKKAYEFFRGGTSKIANNKMPITFGSPHFLCLFHRKKGDLKALIKHFEKEIHYFIDISNGAATGLNYLMLGEYFFETGDAYNGELFAYKALYKAQSKDQTSIIICSLFLLMRIYLYKNNTAEFKNKYNSLINVYKNLNIPRFLNGTEIALGYINGITGNLEDMPIFSNEIEMPTQQIIAPRAKMIHIIYALAMIHKESYIELEVQVEIMLEVYAKNDTIFGIIYAYIFDSIAKYKLYGMDQAKESLLKAIDLAEGDDLVMCFIELGPHILPIIEELQEENEYAKMVLADCKKYNEMYGKDYCKMKKVELTSRELEIMKLIEEGYKQSEISEELNIALTTVKKHIASVYIKLNVNNKTVAINLLKENGII; this is translated from the coding sequence ATGATAAATCAGATTCTTAAACCCAAAATATTTCATAGAAAGCGTATCAATACGATGTTATATCAAATATTTGATGTGCCTATATTTTTTATATCTGCATCTATTGGATATGGCAAAACTACTTCAGTAAAAAGCTTCCTAAAGAAGAACAAAGAAATAAAAACTATTTGGGTTGATATAGATAATGAAGAAAATGATGATATTTGCATATGGCGCAAGTTTTGTAGATCAATTAAAAGTACAAATCTTAAACTTAGCGAAAGATTTAGTACGTATGGATTGCCTAAAAATAGTATGGATAATAATGATATAATTGAAATAATTAGAGAAGAAATAGATAAAAAAACAGTTATGGTTATTGATGACTGGAATGATAAAAGAACTTTGTTCATTAAGTCTTTAATACAGGATATAGCTTTTGAGGGAATACCGAATTTACATATTGTTATAATAAGTCGTAATAGACCAGCAGATGAATATATAGAACTTGAATTAAAACGAAAGTGTATGATAATTTGGCAAGAGACCATAGCTTTTACTTTTAATGAAACAATAGAATTCTTTGAAATTAATGGAATAACATTAAAAGAAAAAGAAAAAAAAGAAGTATATGAATATACAAGAGGATGGATCGCAGCAACTTATCTAGCTTTAATTCAATATCATAATGAAAAGACTTTGAATAATATTCCGAAGGCCACTGAACTTGTTAAAACAGCTGTATATGATAAATTTGATGAAACAACAAAGGAAATTATTTTAATACTTGCACTAGTTGAAAATTTTACGTTGGATCAAGCAATTTATATTACTGGAAATAACAAGTGTAGTTTTGTAATTAAAAACTTAATCTCAAATAACTGTTTTATAAAGTATGATGCAAAATCAAAGATATATACATTACATCCTATTTTAAGGAGTGCTTTGGAAGAAGAACTGTTATTACTAAACATAGATTTAGATAAAATTAATAATGTATGTGGCGACTGGCATTCTAAGAACTTTAATGATACATATGCAATGGAATATTACTATAAAGCAAAAAATTATAGTCGTATATTTGATTTGGTAGAAAAAAATAATACTATATACCTTACTAATTTATGGGAGAAAATTATTGAGCCAGTGTTTAATGAAGTAAGTATGGATCAAAAGGTAAATAGACCTATAGCTTACTTAACGTATATATTTTTTTGTATAAATTATAAAAATGCTACAGTTGCAAAAGAACTTTTATATGAATTATGGGTTATTTATGAAGTAAATGAAGACCTAGAAAATAGAAATCAGGTGTTAGGAGAAATTGCATTTTTAGAAAGTCTCTTAATGTTTGATGATGTTAAGAAGATGTTTGAATATCATAAAAAAGCATATGAATTCTTTCGGGGAGGAACTTCTAAAATTGCAAATAACAAAATGCCAATTACTTTTGGTTCACCTCATTTTTTATGTTTATTTCATAGAAAAAAGGGTGATTTAAAAGCTTTGATAAAACATTTTGAAAAAGAGATACATTATTTTATTGATATATCAAATGGAGCAGCTACAGGGTTAAACTACCTAATGCTGGGAGAATATTTTTTTGAAACGGGTGATGCTTATAATGGAGAATTATTTGCATATAAAGCTCTTTATAAGGCGCAATCAAAAGATCAAACAAGTATTATAATTTGTTCACTTTTTCTTTTGATGAGAATTTATTTATATAAAAATAATACGGCAGAATTTAAAAATAAGTATAATAGTTTAATTAATGTGTATAAAAACCTTAATATTCCTAGATTTTTAAATGGAACAGAAATAGCTTTAGGATATATTAATGGAATTACTGGAAACTTAGAAGATATGCCTATTTTTAGTAATGAAATAGAAATGCCTACTCAACAAATTATTGCACCTCGTGCAAAAATGATTCATATTATATATGCATTAGCAATGATACATAAGGAAAGTTATATTGAACTAGAGGTTCAAGTGGAAATTATGTTAGAAGTTTACGCAAAAAACGATACTATATTTGGAATTATATATGCGTATATATTTGATTCAATTGCCAAGTACAAGCTTTATGGAATGGACCAAGCAAAAGAATCATTATTAAAAGCAATAGATTTAGCAGAAGGTGATGACCTTGTAATGTGCTTTATAGAGTTAGGACCACATATATTGCCAATAATAGAAGAACTTCAAGAAGAAAACGAATATGCAAAAATGGTATTAGCAGATTGCAAAAAATATAATGAAATGTATGGAAAAGATTATTGTAAAATGAAAAAAGTAGAATTAACATCAAGAGAACTTGAAATTATGAAATTAATTGAAGAGGGTTATAAACAAAGTGAAATTTCAGAAGAGCTAAATATTGCATTGACTACTGTTAAAAAACATATTGCATCTGTTTATATTAAATTGAATGTAAACAATAAAACAGTGGCAATAAACTTATTGAAAGAAAATGGCATAATTTAA